The proteins below are encoded in one region of Marinobacter sp. F4206:
- a CDS encoding lactate utilization protein, protein MSSRDTILQRLRNRSGGELTAPECDFSVLKRPDWPVSERIAMFEKTIESVHGEVHHCTEETWVDRLAEVLTARGVRNLLVAKEHEIGLKLRSAVEREDLPNLVIYDEPIESWQAALFHDVDAGITSTRGGIAETGSLILWPTADEPRLMSLVPPVHVAVLYASELYTTFHEAMQVQDWGAGMPTNALLVSGPSKTADIEQTLAYGVHGPKELIVLIIE, encoded by the coding sequence GTGAGTTCCCGAGATACCATCCTTCAGCGCCTGCGAAACCGCTCAGGCGGCGAACTGACCGCTCCCGAGTGTGATTTTTCCGTGCTCAAGCGGCCGGACTGGCCGGTTTCCGAACGCATCGCGATGTTCGAGAAAACCATCGAGTCGGTTCACGGCGAAGTGCATCACTGCACCGAGGAAACCTGGGTGGACCGGCTGGCTGAGGTCCTCACCGCCCGAGGGGTGCGCAACCTGCTGGTTGCCAAAGAACATGAGATCGGCCTCAAGCTCCGGTCCGCAGTAGAGCGGGAAGACCTGCCCAACCTGGTGATTTACGACGAACCCATCGAAAGCTGGCAGGCAGCCCTGTTCCACGATGTGGACGCTGGCATTACCTCCACTCGCGGTGGCATTGCCGAAACCGGCTCCCTGATCCTTTGGCCCACCGCCGACGAGCCGCGGCTGATGAGTCTCGTGCCACCGGTGCATGTGGCGGTGCTGTACGCCAGTGAACTCTACACCACCTTCCATGAAGCGATGCAGGTTCAGGACTGGGGCGCTGGCATGCCCACCAATGCGCTGCTAGTCTCTGGACCTTCCAAGACGGCGGACATCGAGCAAACCCTGGCCTACGGTGTCCACGGCCCCAAAGAACTGATCGTGTTGATTATTGAATGA
- a CDS encoding DMT family transporter codes for MIRGALLIALAALLWATTGIVAKFLFTGTELEAITLGFLRLVVALPFFWLLMRREQRRLKRSGPDSRVPGTSLRHLGLKALLPLAALGLFQAFYQGSYLLAVDLTGAGIATLIALCLPPVLVAILAAPLLGEKPGLLTVLSLIAAIFGTAMLVLSDMDTTGTLRLAGILMALLAAVVYTGFTLTSRYSSAGTPVFTTAFICFFTAALILWPVVWLTGGFEGVETLGIQQWLMVAYIGVVPTCIGYVSFFSGMRTTPATLSSIIVTLEPLFVALLAWVFLGEILGPIGIAGALILTAAVIVASRYGGKAGTGAEADTKG; via the coding sequence ATGATTCGAGGCGCTCTGCTGATCGCCCTGGCAGCCCTGCTCTGGGCGACCACGGGGATCGTCGCGAAATTTCTGTTCACCGGTACCGAGCTTGAAGCCATCACCCTTGGCTTCCTGCGCCTGGTGGTGGCCCTGCCATTTTTCTGGCTGCTGATGCGGCGCGAACAGCGCCGGCTCAAACGGTCCGGCCCGGACTCCCGAGTGCCCGGAACGTCGCTGCGACACCTCGGGCTGAAAGCCCTACTTCCGCTGGCCGCCCTCGGGCTGTTCCAGGCCTTCTACCAGGGCAGTTACCTGCTGGCCGTCGACCTGACTGGTGCCGGCATTGCCACCCTGATTGCCCTGTGCCTGCCGCCGGTTCTGGTGGCGATTCTGGCAGCTCCCCTGCTGGGCGAGAAACCCGGCTTGCTGACGGTGCTCTCACTCATCGCAGCCATCTTCGGCACCGCCATGCTGGTACTGAGTGACATGGACACCACCGGCACCCTGCGCCTGGCAGGCATCCTGATGGCCCTGCTGGCAGCCGTGGTCTATACCGGGTTTACCCTCACCAGCCGCTACAGCTCCGCGGGCACTCCCGTGTTCACCACCGCGTTCATCTGCTTCTTCACCGCCGCGCTGATCCTGTGGCCGGTGGTCTGGCTCACCGGCGGTTTTGAGGGGGTGGAAACACTGGGGATTCAACAGTGGCTGATGGTGGCCTACATCGGCGTGGTGCCCACCTGCATCGGCTACGTGAGTTTCTTTTCCGGCATGCGCACCACACCAGCCACCCTGTCCAGCATCATCGTGACGCTCGAACCGCTCTTTGTAGCCCTGCTGGCCTGGGTGTTCCTGGGAGAGATTCTGGGGCCTATCGGCATCGCCGGCGCCCTGATCCTGACGGCCGCCGTGATCGTGGCCTCACGCTATGGCGGGAAAGCCGGTACCGGCGCAGAGGCCGATACCAAAGGCTAG
- the gloA gene encoding lactoylglutathione lyase has protein sequence MPKHFEQAAGLYEEPVPETEGFVFNQTMMRIKDPERSMDFYTRVLGMRLVRKLDFPEMKFTLYFLGYLDDRQAQQVPADEAYRTTYTFGREAMLELTHNWGTENDDDFAYHNGNDEPQGFGHIGIAVPDVYAACERFEKLEVEFVKKPDDGKMKGLAFIKDPDGYWIEILQPNMMQKQSKVS, from the coding sequence ATGCCCAAGCATTTCGAACAAGCTGCCGGCCTTTACGAAGAACCCGTTCCCGAAACCGAAGGCTTTGTCTTCAACCAGACGATGATGCGCATCAAGGATCCCGAGCGATCCATGGATTTCTACACCCGTGTTTTGGGCATGCGCCTGGTTCGCAAGCTGGACTTCCCTGAGATGAAGTTCACCCTCTACTTTCTGGGCTATCTGGACGATCGTCAGGCTCAACAGGTGCCAGCAGACGAGGCCTACCGCACAACCTACACCTTCGGCCGCGAAGCCATGCTCGAGCTGACCCACAATTGGGGCACTGAGAACGACGACGATTTCGCGTACCACAACGGCAACGACGAGCCCCAGGGCTTTGGCCATATCGGCATCGCGGTGCCGGATGTCTACGCGGCGTGTGAGCGTTTCGAGAAGCTTGAGGTTGAGTTCGTCAAGAAGCCGGACGACGGCAAGATGAAAGGTCTGGCGTTTATCAAGGATCCGGACGGCTACTGGATCGAAATCCTGCAGCCGAACATGATGCAGAAGCAAAGCAAGGTTAGCTGA
- a CDS encoding alkane 1-monooxygenase — protein MSTSQMSVSREATRRRVLLTLKKYSYLIAMIPLVLPPLLLAAGHATGLVNLFSWGVPVVVFGIIPVLDMLLGKDALNPDEEADVPRLNSEVFYRFITLGWVAGFAILLVWSMLELASGTFSAVGGLGWVLSIGIVGGLGINVAHELIHKDAKLETRAGGLLLSLVCYGGFKVEHLRGHHVHVSTPEDASSSRYNQSLYEFLPQAYVRNFLNAWRLEAQRLERKGLTALSWRNELIWWYSISALACIGFTAAFGWLGAAFFLGQSFVAFTLLEIVNYLEHYGLHRRKLDNGRYERTTPEHSWNSNYFLTNVFLFHLQRHSDHHAYAKRRYQVLRHHEIAPQLPAGYAAMIVVAMIPPLWKRIMNPRVEAYYRGEEHQLAS, from the coding sequence ATGAGTACCAGTCAGATGTCGGTCAGCCGTGAGGCCACACGCAGGAGAGTCCTGCTGACCCTGAAGAAATACAGCTACCTGATCGCCATGATTCCGCTGGTTCTGCCGCCGCTGCTGCTGGCGGCGGGCCATGCCACTGGCCTGGTCAACCTGTTTTCATGGGGTGTGCCGGTGGTGGTATTCGGCATCATTCCGGTGCTGGACATGCTGCTGGGAAAAGATGCCCTGAACCCCGATGAAGAGGCGGATGTGCCCCGGCTGAACAGCGAAGTCTTTTACCGATTCATCACCTTGGGCTGGGTGGCCGGCTTTGCCATCCTGCTGGTATGGAGCATGCTGGAGCTGGCCTCGGGCACGTTCAGTGCGGTCGGTGGGCTTGGCTGGGTCCTGTCGATTGGCATCGTCGGGGGCCTTGGGATCAACGTCGCCCACGAGCTGATCCACAAGGATGCAAAACTGGAAACCCGAGCCGGTGGTTTGCTGCTCTCACTGGTGTGCTACGGCGGTTTCAAGGTGGAACATCTGCGCGGCCACCATGTGCACGTCTCCACGCCGGAAGACGCGTCCTCGTCCCGCTACAATCAGTCGCTTTACGAGTTCCTGCCCCAGGCCTATGTGCGCAATTTTCTCAACGCCTGGAGACTGGAAGCTCAGCGTCTGGAGCGCAAGGGCCTGACAGCGCTGAGCTGGCGCAATGAGTTGATCTGGTGGTACAGCATCAGTGCGTTGGCGTGTATCGGGTTCACCGCAGCCTTTGGTTGGCTGGGTGCCGCCTTCTTCCTCGGGCAGAGCTTTGTCGCCTTTACCCTGCTGGAGATCGTCAACTACCTCGAGCACTACGGCCTGCACCGCCGCAAACTGGATAACGGCCGCTACGAACGCACCACGCCCGAGCACAGCTGGAACAGCAACTACTTCCTCACCAACGTGTTCCTGTTCCACCTCCAGCGCCACAGCGATCACCACGCCTACGCCAAGCGCCGCTACCAGGTACTGAGGCACCACGAAATCGCCCCGCAACTGCCGGCCGGCTATGCGGCCATGATCGTTGTCGCCATGATCCCGCCGCTGTGGAAGCGGATCATGAATCCCCGGGTGGAGGCTTATTACCGGGGGGAGGAGCATCAGCTGGCCTCCTGA
- a CDS encoding GntR family transcriptional regulator, translated as MDFQVPNTLAEEIANYMAERIMTGQIRPGERIQEATLASELKVSRASVKEALYTLERWHLVDITPRKGASATRLDAEHASELYDVYMHLLMMLAARLCERWQEADRQPLLDAVARVVKQMNQPSANITAIVEASFGVMEACCDVVGNPYLTEALSNFKPAVSRAYYLSADRYRKGLDQTSQFFTHLPQAVLARDGDKAQTLIRDFAEHQKLLIQQALTS; from the coding sequence ATGGATTTTCAGGTGCCGAACACCCTGGCCGAAGAAATTGCCAACTACATGGCGGAGCGGATCATGACCGGGCAGATCCGGCCGGGCGAGCGCATCCAGGAGGCGACCCTGGCGTCAGAACTGAAGGTGAGCCGGGCCTCGGTGAAGGAAGCCCTGTACACGCTGGAACGCTGGCATTTGGTGGACATCACGCCGCGCAAGGGCGCATCGGCAACCCGGCTGGACGCCGAACACGCCTCCGAGCTTTATGACGTGTACATGCACCTGCTGATGATGCTCGCCGCCCGGCTGTGTGAGCGCTGGCAGGAAGCGGACCGGCAGCCCCTGCTGGATGCAGTGGCCCGAGTGGTTAAACAGATGAACCAACCGTCCGCCAACATCACGGCCATTGTCGAAGCCAGCTTCGGCGTCATGGAGGCCTGCTGCGATGTGGTGGGCAATCCCTACCTGACCGAGGCCCTGTCCAACTTCAAACCGGCTGTCAGCCGGGCCTACTATCTGAGCGCGGATCGTTACCGCAAGGGTCTGGACCAGACCAGCCAGTTCTTCACGCACCTGCCCCAGGCGGTTCTCGCCCGGGACGGCGACAAGGCCCAGACCCTGATTCGCGATTTTGCCGAACACCAGAAACTGCTGATCCAGCAGGCATTGACCTCATAG
- a CDS encoding DUF6160 family protein: MLALSLPLPAMAEFRPLDDGALAGVTGQAGVTIEMETKVSVDRLSWIDEGSINVNGLRLSGQNDTVLDNMKVTIDIAGQGEVLEHGFSEIARRADAGLLSTGNADVADALAKYSLAGEFGKQFNSGDLVIHLGATDYGDPTVLDDYLRAVDFELAVDSLTTSGSEGTTSLFSNVLLQGYVGPTDLVIRNGGTNTRTLANGNTVSGSELQLDTHFEITNGHLNWDAADLLFVFNFAAVGIEGLQIHNRRGNDTLGHFGMASATAKLSRGTSAASGKEGLSVHDVEFRADIDMPTFRIGPNSIGSVQFTDFAITDTTMMVYGH; encoded by the coding sequence GTGTTGGCGCTTTCCCTGCCCTTGCCCGCGATGGCCGAATTCAGACCGCTGGACGACGGCGCCCTGGCCGGCGTGACCGGTCAGGCCGGTGTGACGATCGAAATGGAAACCAAAGTCTCGGTGGATCGGCTGAGCTGGATCGACGAAGGCTCGATCAATGTGAACGGCCTCAGGCTCTCCGGCCAGAACGACACGGTTCTGGACAACATGAAGGTGACCATCGATATCGCCGGCCAGGGTGAAGTACTGGAACACGGCTTTTCGGAGATTGCCCGCCGTGCCGATGCCGGGCTTTTGAGCACCGGCAACGCCGATGTTGCCGATGCTCTCGCGAAATACAGTCTTGCTGGCGAATTCGGCAAGCAGTTCAACAGTGGTGATCTGGTGATTCACCTGGGCGCAACCGACTACGGCGACCCCACGGTCCTGGACGATTACCTGAGAGCGGTGGACTTCGAACTGGCCGTCGACAGCCTGACGACCAGCGGCAGCGAAGGCACCACCAGTCTGTTTTCCAATGTCTTGCTGCAGGGCTACGTGGGCCCGACTGACCTGGTGATCCGTAACGGTGGTACCAATACCCGCACCCTGGCCAACGGCAACACGGTCTCCGGTTCGGAACTGCAGCTGGACACCCACTTTGAAATCACCAATGGCCACCTGAACTGGGACGCTGCCGATCTGCTCTTTGTATTCAACTTCGCCGCTGTCGGCATTGAGGGGCTCCAGATCCACAACCGGCGCGGTAACGACACCCTGGGCCATTTCGGCATGGCCAGCGCCACCGCCAAGCTGTCCCGGGGCACCAGCGCGGCCTCGGGCAAGGAAGGTCTGTCGGTGCACGATGTCGAGTTCCGGGCGGACATCGACATGCCCACATTCCGGATCGGCCCCAACAGCATTGGCAGCGTCCAGTTCACCGACTTCGCCATCACCGACACCACCATGATGGTGTATGGCCACTGA
- a CDS encoding lysylphosphatidylglycerol synthase transmembrane domain-containing protein: protein MTDSTESDYSKRTSWRRLTVFSLIFIAMTAAGLYAVYDQFAGRSITFDPRLIAPSTLLMAGLLLLVYFLSDGLRLHFTLRALGHRLPFKVMFRLVFINLFFSNVTPMATGGGFAQIWYLHRHGVPMGRATAATTIRTVLAVLFIFTLTPVFLLTLRALKDHTITGNIGVALAIFIFLYLGFFAILLFRTHWLIVPLTRLLVALRHLHLISEERHRRWQFKARREMLRFSDSFGDYIKGEPRYVILSILFTALFLLSLFSFPALLIHSLGYDVDYLVTLGLLVVTTFIMYFSPTPGASGISEGVFGSFFRDILSGNHLVLVTVSWRLLTIYLGMIIGLIVLQRELIKDRRNPE from the coding sequence ATGACCGACTCCACCGAAAGCGATTACTCGAAACGGACTTCCTGGCGACGACTCACCGTCTTCAGCCTGATTTTTATCGCCATGACCGCCGCTGGTCTGTATGCGGTCTACGATCAGTTTGCCGGACGCAGCATTACCTTTGACCCCCGACTGATCGCGCCCTCCACCCTGCTGATGGCGGGGCTTCTGCTGCTGGTCTACTTCCTGTCCGATGGCCTGCGCTTGCACTTTACCCTGCGGGCCCTCGGGCACCGGTTGCCGTTCAAGGTGATGTTCCGCCTGGTGTTCATCAACCTGTTCTTTTCCAATGTCACGCCCATGGCAACCGGGGGTGGCTTCGCCCAGATCTGGTACCTGCACCGACACGGCGTGCCCATGGGGCGGGCCACCGCGGCCACAACGATTCGCACGGTGCTGGCCGTGCTGTTCATCTTCACGCTGACACCGGTGTTCCTGCTCACGCTAAGGGCGCTGAAGGACCACACCATCACCGGCAACATCGGCGTCGCCCTGGCGATTTTCATCTTTCTGTACCTGGGATTCTTTGCCATCCTGCTGTTCCGGACCCACTGGCTGATTGTGCCGCTGACCCGGCTGCTGGTGGCCCTTCGCCATCTTCACCTGATCAGCGAGGAACGCCACCGGCGCTGGCAGTTCAAAGCCCGGCGGGAGATGCTTCGGTTCTCGGACAGTTTCGGCGATTACATCAAGGGCGAGCCGCGGTACGTCATCCTGTCCATCCTGTTTACGGCCCTGTTCCTGCTCAGCCTGTTCAGCTTTCCGGCCCTGCTGATTCACAGCCTCGGCTATGACGTGGACTACCTGGTCACCCTGGGGTTGCTGGTCGTTACCACATTCATCATGTATTTCTCGCCCACGCCCGGCGCCTCGGGCATTTCCGAAGGTGTATTCGGAAGCTTCTTTCGCGATATTCTGTCGGGCAACCACCTGGTGCTGGTGACGGTAAGCTGGCGCCTGCTGACCATCTATCTGGGCATGATCATCGGGCTGATTGTGTTGCAGAGGGAACTGATCAAAGATCGCAGGAATCCGGAATGA
- a CDS encoding glycosyltransferase gives MILRNPLKLLFYLCLVIVILLVGYKAYLNLFMEDFKGLHTDQVERIQKRTSPDAPISFAVVGNINNSIGIFEERIIPELNNSGIDFMVSAGNAVSGGGEDKYRALYGSLGHLTIPYLLTFGAHEYEDFGSFRFYDHFGPHFFSIKAGSSRLIFLDSTGKTPWQWQIRWLNDLLAQDDSRARILFIGHPPLEPEKNAPFDQQDDYLQPPEFRQALMAEIERHDIDLAFSANLSLYSEAEQGTTTFITTGGAGGLVLNNDTSFYHFVRVSVGADGEISHSLERLKVGQHPVLKQLESLWFFIYSLIYSGYLNFILILAVFVAITIKLYTTIFVGKDYYPDYDLDPSPWLEKPLRVAMFTNNYLPFIGGVPISIERLRRGLEELGDKLLIVAPRYKDQPENEEQVLRVPSLLAMGEKREFRLANIFLARIRKGVKAFRPDIIHLHHPFWLGSLGLFLARTLKVPAIYTYHTRLEHYAHFVPLPGMLFRNLISHALIKRFANKCDGVIVPTYSTEEYLRMIGVKTPTHVQPTGIEYQRFQEVRDEDVQRLRNELALDDEKVFVSVSRLSNEKNIDFMIEAIDSLRRQTQVPFRFLMIGDGHQRDRLQQKIDDLDLQRHFTLVGAVPPEDMANWYQLGDAFLFASKSETQGMVILEAMAAGLPVVAVRSSGIEDVVRHGFNGFKTPENQELWVHEVKRLLEDDELRRELAAQALEFAADYSVEQFARDVRSIYANTLALEAKKRNRHWHQEH, from the coding sequence ATGATTCTCCGAAACCCCTTGAAGCTGCTGTTCTACCTGTGCCTGGTGATTGTGATCCTGCTGGTGGGCTACAAGGCCTACCTCAATCTTTTCATGGAAGATTTCAAAGGCCTGCATACCGATCAGGTGGAGCGTATACAGAAGCGCACCAGCCCGGATGCGCCGATCAGCTTTGCCGTGGTTGGCAACATCAACAACTCCATCGGCATTTTCGAGGAACGCATCATTCCCGAGCTGAACAACTCCGGGATTGATTTCATGGTATCGGCGGGCAACGCCGTCAGCGGCGGGGGCGAGGACAAGTACCGGGCGCTCTATGGCAGCCTGGGACATCTCACCATTCCGTACCTGCTGACCTTTGGCGCCCACGAATACGAGGACTTCGGCAGTTTTCGCTTCTACGACCACTTCGGCCCGCATTTTTTCAGCATCAAGGCCGGCAGTAGCCGGCTGATCTTCCTGGACAGCACCGGCAAGACGCCCTGGCAGTGGCAGATTCGCTGGCTCAACGACCTGCTGGCCCAGGACGACTCCAGGGCCCGTATTCTATTTATCGGCCATCCGCCGCTGGAACCGGAGAAGAATGCGCCGTTCGATCAGCAGGATGATTACCTGCAGCCTCCGGAATTCCGGCAGGCACTCATGGCGGAAATCGAGCGACACGACATTGATCTGGCGTTCTCTGCCAACCTGTCGCTGTATTCAGAGGCCGAACAAGGCACTACCACGTTCATCACCACCGGTGGCGCCGGCGGCCTGGTGCTGAACAACGACACCAGCTTCTACCACTTCGTCAGGGTGAGCGTCGGCGCCGATGGCGAGATCAGCCATTCCCTGGAACGGCTTAAGGTTGGCCAGCATCCGGTTCTGAAACAGCTGGAGAGCCTCTGGTTCTTCATCTACTCCCTGATCTATTCCGGTTACCTGAACTTTATCCTGATCCTCGCGGTGTTCGTGGCCATTACCATCAAGCTCTACACCACGATTTTCGTCGGCAAGGACTACTACCCGGACTACGACCTGGACCCCTCCCCCTGGCTGGAAAAACCGCTCCGGGTGGCCATGTTCACCAACAACTATCTGCCATTTATCGGGGGCGTTCCCATCTCCATCGAGCGACTGCGACGCGGACTGGAAGAGCTGGGCGACAAGCTCCTGATCGTTGCCCCCCGCTACAAGGATCAGCCGGAGAACGAGGAACAGGTTCTGCGCGTGCCCTCTCTCCTGGCCATGGGCGAGAAGCGGGAGTTCCGTCTGGCGAATATATTCCTGGCCAGAATTCGCAAAGGGGTGAAAGCCTTCCGCCCGGACATCATTCACCTGCACCACCCCTTCTGGCTGGGCTCCCTCGGACTTTTCCTGGCCCGGACCCTCAAGGTGCCGGCCATCTACACCTACCACACCCGGCTGGAGCACTATGCCCACTTCGTGCCCCTGCCCGGCATGCTGTTTCGCAACCTGATCTCCCACGCCCTGATCAAGCGTTTCGCCAACAAGTGCGACGGTGTGATCGTGCCCACTTACTCCACCGAAGAGTACCTGCGCATGATTGGCGTAAAGACGCCCACGCACGTTCAGCCCACGGGCATCGAATACCAGCGCTTTCAGGAGGTCCGGGACGAGGATGTTCAGCGCTTACGAAACGAGCTGGCGCTGGATGACGAGAAAGTGTTTGTCAGCGTTTCCCGGCTCTCGAATGAGAAAAACATCGATTTCATGATCGAGGCGATCGATTCCCTGCGTCGGCAAACGCAGGTGCCTTTCCGGTTCCTGATGATCGGCGATGGGCACCAGCGCGACCGCCTGCAACAGAAAATCGACGATCTGGACCTGCAACGACATTTCACCCTGGTCGGCGCCGTGCCGCCTGAAGACATGGCCAACTGGTATCAGCTCGGGGATGCGTTCCTGTTTGCCTCCAAGTCGGAAACCCAGGGCATGGTCATCCTGGAAGCCATGGCAGCCGGCCTGCCGGTGGTTGCGGTACGCTCCAGCGGTATTGAGGACGTGGTCCGCCACGGCTTCAACGGGTTCAAGACCCCGGAAAATCAGGAGCTGTGGGTCCATGAAGTGAAACGACTGCTGGAAGACGATGAACTCCGCCGGGAACTGGCGGCCCAGGCCCTGGAATTCGCAGCGGACTACTCAGTGGAGCAGTTCGCCCGGGACGTTCGCAGTATCTACGCCAACACCCTGGCACTGGAGGCCAAGAAACGGAACCGGCACTGGCACCAGGAGCATTGA
- a CDS encoding DUF523 and DUF1722 domain-containing protein, with product MSEIPVGISTCLLGKEVRHDGGHKHSRYCTQVLSRHFQFRSICPELEAGLGVPRPAIHLREYTDGLRLIETKGENDHTDAMQAFIDAVMPSLGNLRGYILMAKSPSCGMERIKVHNEGGKVTRRDGRGMFAEALIRTYPLMPVEEEGRLNDDMIRENFIERVFAYDDWMQNVAGDNLTAKTLIEFHTRHKFQLLAHSEKIYRQLGPMLGDLKSEPLETIADRYIHLFMEAMSQKVSRGSHMNAMQHLMGYLRDSMGDEDRKVLMEQMEAYRRGEVPLVVPMTLLRMAQRREPVDYLSAQQYLTPYPDELGLRNNV from the coding sequence GTGAGCGAAATTCCCGTCGGTATCAGCACCTGCCTGCTTGGCAAGGAAGTCCGCCACGATGGCGGCCACAAGCACTCCCGATACTGTACTCAGGTCCTGTCCAGACACTTCCAGTTCCGCTCCATCTGCCCGGAACTGGAAGCAGGTCTGGGCGTACCTCGGCCCGCCATCCACTTGCGCGAATACACCGACGGTCTCCGGCTCATCGAAACCAAAGGCGAGAACGACCACACCGATGCCATGCAGGCCTTTATCGACGCGGTTATGCCATCTCTGGGCAATCTGCGCGGCTACATCCTGATGGCGAAATCGCCCAGCTGTGGCATGGAGCGCATCAAGGTCCATAACGAAGGTGGCAAAGTGACACGCCGCGACGGACGGGGCATGTTTGCCGAAGCTCTGATCCGCACCTACCCGCTGATGCCGGTGGAGGAAGAAGGCCGGCTGAACGATGACATGATCCGTGAAAACTTCATTGAACGCGTTTTCGCCTACGACGACTGGATGCAGAATGTGGCCGGAGACAATCTGACCGCGAAGACACTGATCGAATTCCACACCCGTCACAAGTTCCAGTTACTGGCGCACTCAGAGAAAATATACCGGCAGCTTGGCCCGATGCTGGGCGATCTGAAATCGGAGCCGCTCGAAACCATCGCCGACCGGTACATCCACCTGTTTATGGAGGCCATGAGCCAGAAGGTCAGCCGGGGGTCGCATATGAACGCCATGCAGCACCTGATGGGCTACCTCAGAGACTCCATGGGGGACGAGGACCGGAAGGTGCTGATGGAACAGATGGAAGCCTACCGACGCGGCGAGGTGCCGCTCGTTGTGCCCATGACCCTGCTGCGTATGGCCCAGCGCAGAGAACCGGTGGACTACCTCAGCGCGCAGCAGTACCTCACGCCCTATCCGGACGAGCTGGGGCTTCGCAACAACGTCTGA
- a CDS encoding YdiY family protein: protein MELRNAVAVALLGAVPLAQAQDRGDVKAEFEVGVLVTSGNTEENNLNGRLAIGNELPRWRNTAEFSGRHTEADDETTAEQYRVEGETNYKFDERQYWFLRGGWEDDRFSGYDFESSVTAGYGNRLWESGDLSFWSVSTGLGYRYNRLDEPNESGNKAEDSAIARFATQLDYAISDRALFRQKLSTEVGLEENNTISESETALQATVVGNLSMKTAFRVKHVSDPPEGKERTDTETALTLLYTF from the coding sequence ATGGAACTCAGGAATGCCGTTGCGGTTGCCCTCCTTGGGGCCGTGCCGCTAGCCCAGGCTCAGGATCGTGGGGACGTCAAGGCTGAGTTCGAAGTGGGCGTTCTGGTGACGTCAGGCAATACCGAGGAAAACAACCTCAATGGCCGGCTGGCCATTGGTAATGAATTGCCTCGATGGCGCAACACCGCAGAATTCAGCGGCAGGCATACCGAGGCTGATGACGAAACCACCGCCGAGCAGTACCGGGTGGAGGGCGAGACCAACTACAAGTTCGACGAGCGCCAGTACTGGTTTCTCCGGGGTGGCTGGGAGGACGACCGCTTTTCCGGGTATGACTTCGAGTCGTCGGTCACCGCAGGCTACGGTAACCGGCTGTGGGAGTCCGGTGACCTTTCGTTCTGGAGTGTGTCCACCGGTCTGGGTTACCGGTACAACCGGCTGGATGAACCCAATGAGAGCGGCAACAAGGCGGAAGATTCTGCCATCGCCCGATTTGCCACCCAGCTGGATTACGCGATTTCTGACCGAGCCCTGTTTCGTCAGAAGCTCAGCACCGAGGTGGGGCTGGAGGAAAACAACACCATCAGTGAATCGGAAACGGCGTTGCAGGCCACGGTGGTTGGCAATCTGTCCATGAAAACCGCATTCCGGGTCAAACACGTCTCCGACCCGCCTGAGGGAAAAGAGCGAACGGACACCGAAACCGCCCTGACCCTACTGTACACCTTCTGA